From one Perca flavescens isolate YP-PL-M2 chromosome 4, PFLA_1.0, whole genome shotgun sequence genomic stretch:
- the grm2b gene encoding glutamate receptor, metabotropic 2b — translation MLSVVLCPRSLANSAHYWPLHMLLLELLISGVLPNISRLPPAAKREIIMDGDLVIGGLFPVHQKGDGMEDCGKINEARGIQRLEAMLLALDEINSSEHILPGLQLGAHILDSCSKDTYALEQSLDFVRASLTKVHDPGFICPDGSRPVQNEVPLAISGVIGGSYSDVSIQVANLLRLFQIPQISYASTSSKLSDKTRYDYFARTVPPDFYQAKAIAEILRFFNWTYVSTVASEGDYGETGIDAFQQEARTHQICIATSAKVSRSMNRQGYDNVIRALQQKSNAKVVIVFARSEDARELLVAAARMNATFTWVASDGWGAQESVVRGSETAADRAFTIELASYPIREFEDYFTKLNPYTNTRNPWFKEFWEHRFGCSLQEPGCSEHSLRDGTFEQESKIMFVVNAVYAMAYALHNMRQAVCSNTSKVCDAMKPGNGKRFYKEFILKTKFEAPFRPVDTQNMVRFDSFGDSISRYNIFHYHQEEGKFVYRKVGYWDQNLTLNTTLVPWPDLVPPTSQCSDPCRKNEVKSMQPGDVCCWICIPCQPYQYLQDEFTCADCSFGQWPLANLTGCYDLPEEYIRWEDVWAIGPVTISCLGILCTLSVVGLFLKHNETPVVKASGRELSYILLLGVLMCYLMTFIYITKPSTTVCTLRRLGLGTSFAVCYSALLTKTNRIARIFSGVKDGAQRPRFISPASQVAICGVLISCQLLVAVIWLLVEVPGVQKEVSPERRDVVTLKCSSRDSSMLLSLTYNCILILLCTVYAFKTRKCPENFNEAKFIGFTMYTTCIIWLAFQPIFYVTASDYRVQTTTMCISVSLSGSVVLGCLFAPKVHIILFQPQKNVASLRVTVNRFSATVSASATGSASASAPGSNYSKGSASNYVPAVCNGREVVDSTTSSL, via the exons ATGCTGAGTGTAGTGCTATGCCCCAGGTCGTTGGCCAATTCGGCCCATTATTGGCCTCTCCACATgctcctgctggagctgctgatATCAGGGGTCCTGCCCAACATCTCCAGATTACCACCTGCGGCCAAACGTGAGATCATCATGGACGGGGACTTGGTGATTGGAGGCCTGTTCCCAGTGCACCAAAAAGGTGATGGGATGGAGGACTGTGGTAAGATCAACGAGGCGAGGGGGATCCAGAGACTGGAAGCCATGCTGCTGGCACTTGATGAGATTAACTCTAGCGAGCACATCCTTCCTGGACTCCAGCTGGGGGCCCACATCCTGGACAGCTGCTCGAAGGACACTTATGCTCTGGAGCAGTCTCTAGATTTTGTCAGGGCCTCCCTCACCAAGGTGCATGATCCAGGCTTTATCTGCCCAGATGGCTCCAGACCTGTCCAAAACGAGGTTCCGCTTGCCATCTCTGGGGTCATCGGAGGCTCCTATAGTGACGTTTCAATTCAG GTGGCCAACCTCCTGCGATTGTTCCAGATCCCTCAGATCAGCTATGCCTCCACCAGTTCAAAGCTCAGTGATAAAACCCGCTATGACTACTTCGCCCGCACTGTCCCCCCTGACTTCTACCAAGCCAAGGCCATTGCCGAGATCCTGCGTTTCTTTAACTGGACCTACGTGTCAACAGTAGCGTCAGAGGGCGACTATGGTGAGACTGGCATTGATGCCTTCCAGCAGGAGGCCCGCACTCACCAAATCTGCATTGCCACTTCAGCCAAGGTGAGTCGCTCCATGAACCGCCAGGGCTACGATAATGTAATCCGCGCTCTGCAGCAGAAGTCCAACGCCAAGGTAGTCATCGTGTTTGCCCGCAGTGAAGACGCCCGTGAGCTGCTGGTGGCTGCTGCTCGCATGAACGCCACCTTCACCTGGGTGGCCAGCGATGGATGGGGAGCGCAGGAGAGTGTGGTGAGGGGAAGCGAGACGGCAGCAGACAGGGCTTTCACCATCGAGCTGGCCTCCTATCCAATTAGAGAGTTTGAAGACTACTTCACCAAGCTCAACCCATACACCAACACAAGGAACCCGTGGTTTAAAGAGTTCTGGGAGCACCGCTTTGGCTGTAGCCTCCAGGAACCTGGCTGCAGTGAACACAGCCTACGAGATGGAACCTTTGAGCAAGAGTCCAAGATCATGTTTGTGGTAAATGCAGTCTATGCCATGGCCTATGCTCTGCACAACATGAGGCAAGCTGTATGCTCTAACACTTCCAAGGTCTGTGATGCCATGAAACCAGGTAACGGCAAAAGGTTCTATAAGGAGTTCATCTTGAAGACCAAGTTTGAAG CTCCGTTTAGACCTGTGGATACACAGAACATGGTGCGCTTTGACTCTTTTGGCGACAGCATCAGCCGCTACAACATCTTTCATTACCACCAAGAAGAGGGGAAGTTTGTCTACAGGAAGGTGGGCTACTGGGACCAGAACCTGACCCTGAACACAACCCTGGTACCCTGGCCTGACCTTGTACCACCCACCTCCCAGTGCAGTGACCCCTGCAGGAAGAACGAGGTGAAGAGCATGCAGCCTGGGGATGTGTGCTGCTGGATCTGTATCCCCTGTCAGCCCTACCAGTACCTGCAGGATGAGTTCACCTGTGCTGACTGCAGCTTCGGTCAGTGGCCCCTGGCTAACTTGACTGGATGCTATGATCTGCCTGAAGAATACATCCGGTGGGAGGATGTGTGGGCCATTGGGCCCGTCACCATCTCCTGCCTTGGTATACTGTGTACTCTGTCGGTAGTGGGCCTGTTCCTCAAGCACAATGAGACGCCTGTGGTTAAAGCAAGTGGACGTGAACTCTCTTACATCCTCTTGTTGGGAGTGCTGATGTGCTACCTCATGACCTTCATCTACATCACCAAACCTTCCACTACTGTTTGCACCCTACGCCGACTAGGCCTGGGCACCTCATTCGCAGTATGTTACTCAGCTCTTCTAACCAAGACCAACCGCATTGCTCGCATCTTCAGCGGGGTGAAGGATGGAGCCCAGAGACCGCGCTTCATCAGCCCCGCCTCCCAGGTAGCGATCTGCGGCGTTCTTATCTCCTGCCAGCTGCTGGTGGCTGTTATCTGGCTGCTGGTAGAAGTGCCAGGGGTTCAGAAGGAGGTGAGCCCAGAGAGGAGAGACGTGGTCACCCTAAAGTGTAGCAGCAGGGACTCCAGCATGCTCTTGTCACTCACCTACAACTGCATCCTTATCCTCCTCTGCACCGTCTACGCCTTCAAGACGCGAAAGTGCCCTGAAAACTTCAATGAGGCCAAGTTCATTGGGTTCACCATGTACACCACCTGCATCATCTGGCTTGCTTTCCAACCCATCTTCTATGTAACTGCCAGCGACTACAGG GTGCAGACCACCACCATGTGTATCTCCGTCAGCCTGAGCGGTTCAGTGGTTCTCGGCTGCCTCTTTGCCCCCAAAGTTCACATCATCCTGTTTCAGCCCCAGAAAAATGTGGCCTCACTGAGAGTCACAGTCAACCGCTTCAGTGCCACAGTGTCTGCCTCTGCCACTGGCTCTGCCTCCGCCTCCGCTCCCGGCTCCAACTACTCTAAAG GATCAGCCTCTAACTACGTGCCAGCAGTTTGTAATGGCCGCGAGGTGGTAGACTCTACAACGTCCTCTTTGTGA